Proteins co-encoded in one Capsicum annuum cultivar UCD-10X-F1 chromosome 9, UCD10Xv1.1, whole genome shotgun sequence genomic window:
- the LOC107841177 gene encoding terpene synthase 17-like, with protein MEKHVIFLDSTSYEDWISEVDGNDLHAIALCFRLLRQQGYYVSCDAFRRFTDDQGDFKKELVNEVHEMLSLYEAAQFRVHGEEILDEALTFTITQLKLILPKLSNSQLAQQISNALKFSIKDGVVRVETRKCISFYQENHESSNQVLLNFAKLDFNIVQRLHKKELSDLTR; from the exons ATGGAGAAGCATGTAATATTTTTAGATAGTACAA GTTATGAAGATTGGATTAGTGAAGTTGATGGCAATGACCTTCATGCTATTGCTCTATGCTTTCGATTACTTCGGCAACAAGGTTATTATGTCTCCTGTG ATGCTTTTAGGAGGTTCACTGACGATCAAGGAGATTTCAAGAAAGAATTGGTTAACGAAGTGCATGAAATGTTGAGTTTATATGAGGCAGCACAATTCAGAGTACATGGCGAAGAAATTCTGGATGAAGCACTGACTTTCACCATCACTCAACTGaaactaattttgcctaaattgaGCAACTCTCAACTTGCGCAACAAATCAGTAACGCACTGAAGTTTTCAATTAAAGATGGTGTTGTGAGGGTAGAAACAAGGAAATGCATATCATTTTACCAAGAAAATCATGAATCAAGCAATCAAGTGTTACTAAACTTTGCCAAATTAGACTTTAACATCGTGCAAAGATTGCACAAAAAGGAGCTATCTGATCTCACAAG atgA